A part of Miscanthus floridulus cultivar M001 chromosome 6, ASM1932011v1, whole genome shotgun sequence genomic DNA contains:
- the LOC136460550 gene encoding uncharacterized protein — translation MKRQWKSHLEMLPEDLLADVLRRLPPRSLRVSRCVCKAWRAIVDVHKLLRADLLPLSFGGIMIGFNMLGHAEFLSYRGPGCAAAAVSGNLGYLLRPNIPVDAPATTSAHAHGYDRGRPISPYYEVFLTPVVHPCAELDRATAESEWPPLLCETHVFSSRTGCWEKRSFVREGDPAGTTAVIQQARYTSRKRYSVYWREALYIHCPNDFLCKVSVTDNKYQVIKPPAVTSNLGDGPRQAYLGKSENGVYCAILDL, via the exons ATGAAGCGGCAGTGGAAGAGCCACCTGGAGATGCTGCCCGAGGACCTGCTCGCGGATGTGCTCCGCCGCCTGCCGCCTCGCAGCCTCCGCGTGTCCCGCTGCGTCTGCAAGGCCTGGCGTGCCATCGTCGACGTTCACAAGCTACTGCGCGCGGACCTCCTCCCCCTCTCGTTTGGTGGCATAATGATCGGTTTCAACATGCTGGGGCACGCCGAATTCCTCTCCTACCGTGGGCCAGGCTGTGCTGCGGCAGCAGTCTCCGGCAATCTTGGCTACCTGCTACGTCCGAACATCCCCGTGGACGCCCCGGCAACCACCTCCGCGCATGCGCATGGGTACGACAGAGGACGAC CCATCTCTCCCTACTACGAGGTGTTCTTGACGCCTGTTGTTCACCCATGCGCAGAGCTCGACCGCGCAACGGCGGAGTCCGAGTGGCCGCCATTGTTGTGTGAGACACATGTCTTCTCATCAAGAACAGGGTGCTGGGAGAAGAGGTCATTTGTTAGGGAAGGAGATCCTGCAGGAACTACCGCGGTCATACAACAAGCACGGTACACAAGCAGGAAGCGCTACAGTGTATATTGGCGTGAGGCACTTTACATACATTGCCCGAATGATTTCTTATGCAAAGTATCAGTGACGGACAATAAGTACCAAGTCATTAAACCACCTGCAGTGACAAGTAATCTGGGTGACGGACCTCGCCAAGCTTATCTGGGGAAGTCAGAGAACGGGGTCTATTGTGCAATACTTGATCTTTAG